CCAATTATAAGTATTAGCAATACATATTTACACATATTTACCCCGCGTAGGTTTATTAATTTTTTTATTAATTAATATATATTCGTCAATTATATAAAAAAGCATGAGAGAACTATTTTTGTAAAATGATTTATTTAACTTTTTTTATAATTATATCAAAAAATATATAAAAGTAAATTAAACATTATTAAATACAATTACTTTAAATAATAATACAGCTATGATATACTTTAATAGATGAGAGAGTTTTATGGAAAATATTAATTTATCAAAAAAAATAGAAAATATTATAAAATTGCTTTCTAATGGGCTTTATGAGAGAGAAAATATTGTAGCATTAACTCTACTAAGTGCCATAGCAGGAAAACCTATATTTTTATACGGCCCTCCGGGAACTGCCAAAAGCTTCATAGCAAAAAGAATATCATATGCTTTTAAAGATTCAAAATACTTTGGATACTTAATGCAAAGGTTCAGCACCCCAGAAGATATATTCGGACCTATTAGTTTGGAAGAATTAAAGAACGATAGATATATAAGAAAAATTGAAGGCTATTTGCCCGATGCTGACTTTGCTTTTTTAGATGAAATTTGGAAAAGCAGCCCTGCAATACTAAATACACTTCTTACTATAATAAATGAAAGAATATTTAAAAATGGTGTTAATGAAATAAAAGTGCCATTAAAAGCATTAATCTCAGCAAGCAATGAAACTCCTCCTGAAGGTCAAGGTCTTGAAGCATTGTATGATAGATTTATTATGCGTTTAAATATAAAAAATATAAAAACTAAAGATAACTTTGAAAAAATACTTCAAAACACTGAACTATCTTCTTTTGTAGAAATAGATGATAACTTAAAAATATCTACAGATGAATGGATAGAAATTAGAAAGAAATCTAATGATGTTAAACTTTCAAAAACAGTTATTGATATTATTCATTATATAAAGCTTTCTATAGATAGGTTTAATGAAGATAATATTAGTAGCCCTATATATGTATCAGACAGAAGATGGCAGCATATAGCATATTTATTAAAACTGTCGGCTTATTTAAGCGGTAAAGAAGAAGTTGATATTTATGATTGCTTTATTATTTATAATTGTTTGTGGAGCACAGAAGAGCATATTGAAGCTGTAAAAAAAATTACTGAAAACGCTATTAGACGATATTACAATTTTAATGATTTAATAGATGAATGGAAAAACAATTTTGAAAATATAAAAACAAATATTGACAATGAATGTTTTTATTTAGAGAAAGTTTATGATACAGAAAACATTGATGATAAGCATTATATAGCAAAAAGTTTTGATGTTGTTATGGACGAATATAATAATAAAGCAGAAACTATTATTTATATACCAATAAAACAATTACAAAAAAACGGATATTTTTATCCATTAGATATTAGCAGAAATCAAACAAAGAAGTTCAGATGCAATTTTTTTGGGACTGATAAATGCGTTGTTGAAATAAACTCTGCCATAAAAACAAATGGTTTATTATCAAATAGACTTTCAAAAAATTATGAAGCATTGTTTGAGTTTGAGGCTGAGTATCATATTAAAAGATTAAATGCAAAAAAAATAGAAAAAGAAAAGAAAGAGAAATACATAAACCTTTTAAATGATTCATTACTAAATATTGATAATATTATTTCCAACATTAAAAACAATTTTGAAATCTCAAAAAATATATTTATGTCTGATGAAGAGTTTAATTTTTTTAGAGAGATATTTGATGATTATATAGAGAATCTTGAAAGCGAAAAATTAAACGCCGAAAAATTAAAAAGCGAAATAGAAAACCATGAAACAATTTATTAATAATAATTCTTATAACAAAGAAATAAAAAAAACAGAGAAAATGGCAAGAGGAGTTTTCTACAGCTCTTTTAATAACGATGAAAAAATAGAAAAAGAATTAGAAACAAAAATTGAAAAATGGAAAAAAGATTTAAATGATTATATATATAACAATAATCCATATATAGAAAATAAAAGAGAATTAGAAATAGCAAAAAAAGAGTTAGATAAAAAAGACATTAGCAAAAAAGATATAATAAATAATTTGAATATGTTTAACTCGCTTGATGTAGATACAAAATTTTGGCTTGATAAATTAGAAAATAATAACAATAATTTAAACGCTATAAATAAAAATATAATATCAAATTGGAATGAAGTTTATAATAAAAAAAATAATGAATGGACTATAAACACCATTAAAGAGAAAAGATATAAGTTTATTAATGATATAGAATCTTGGATTAAATTATTAAAGAGATTAAGATATATGTCTAATATACTTAGAATAAAAACAGCTGTATTATGGGACTTTAGAGTTGGGGAGTTAAAAGAAGAAGATATTTCTTTATTAGAGAGATGGGTTAAGTTTATAGACAATATTGATAAAAATAATTATATAGAAAAAATAACAGACTCTATAGGAAAAAAAATAGATATAGAAAAAATAACAAAAAACATAGAATTAAAAAATAATTATTCATACACAAACAAAAAGATTGATTCTAAAGATGAGATATCAGGCATTTATTTTTCTAAAGACATAGAAAACATTATTCCAGAGGAGCTTTCACTTCTTTGCAATGAGGAAGCTCAAAAACTGTTTAAGCTAAAATATATAGAAAACAGAATTATGTGCTTTGATAAAAGTTATTATGCATTTAATGAATTAGATAAAAACAAAACCGCATCAGGATATAAAGACGGCAAAGGGGATATGATAATATGCATAGACACAAGCGGTTCTATGAAAGGAATAAACGAATATATTGCCAAATCTATAATGTTTAAAATATTGATGAAGGCTATAGCAGAAAATAGAAATGCCTATCTTATTAACTTCAGCACAGAAATATACACATATAAGTTTGATAAAAATAGCGGAGTAGATGAGCTTATAAAATTTTTAAAACTAAGCTACTACGGAGGCTCTGATATATATAAAGCTCTCTATGAAGCAAATAGAATAATGAAAAATTATAATAATAATGATGTGCTTGTGATATCAGATTTCATAATGGAAGACATGCCTCAATATTTGGTTGATATATGTTTGAAGCAGAGAAAAGAGGGAAACAATTTTTTTGCTGTGTCTATAGGTAAGTTTCCATTTGGATATTCTTATAAAAAAGTTTTTAATAGGCATTGGGTTTTTGATATAGAAAGCGGTATAAAAGAAATTAGTTAATTAATATCTCTAATGCATAATCATCGTTATTTTTTAGGGCATAATTTTTTGATACTCTATTAATTCCATAAGGCTCTAAATATATTGCTGCTATTTCATTTTCTGATTCTATTATAGGAATTAAATCTCTCTCTTTAGAAGGAACTTTTAAATCTATTAAAATCTTTCTTAAATATTTTTTCTCCCCATTTGGATAGCTATATAAAAAATCCCCTTCTTTTCTTTTTCGTATAACAATAGGGAAAGTTTTTTTTATGTATATATTTTTTTTATAATCAATATCTTTGTTTAAAACAGTTTTTATTGTTATGGTTTTACCAGCAAAATTGTAAACTCCGTCATTATAAATTATAATTGAATCTGTATTAATATCGTTAGTTTTTACAATTTCTAATACACTATAACTCTTTATTAAATTATAATCATCAAGCCTTAATACTATATTTGGGTTTTTGGAATAAATTATTTTTAATATCTCTAATAGCCTTTTTTCTGTTATCTCAATATTGTTTTTAAAAAGAAACTTTATAATTATTTTTTTTAATAAGAGTTTATTTTTAATGTTTTTTATATTTATTTTATTTCTATTAATTTCTATATTTTTATATGTTTTATTAACTTTTTTTCTTAATATATTTGACTCTTCATAAACTCTATAAGCAAACTTTATTATATTATTTTTTGCTTTTGAATTTATCTCTTCAAGCATTGGTATAATAACATTTCTTAATTTATTTCTTGAATATTTATTTGTTTTGTTTGATGAGTCTTCTCTGTGAGAGAGATTATTTTCTTTAGCATAATTTTCAATATCTTTTCTGTAGAAGTTTAATATTGGTCTTAATATATATTTTCTTTTTTTGCTTAGGGCTTTATAAATGTTTGTGCCGCTTCCTTTAATCATTCTATAAATTATAGTTTCTGTTAAATCATCTTTGTTATGAGCTATAAGCAAATAGTCATATATTTTTTTATTGTAAAGCTCTTTGAAAAATGAATATCTGTCTTTTCTTGCCTCTAACTGAGTATTTTTATTATTATAGCTTCCTTTCTCTATTTGCTTCACATAAATATCTATATTATAATTTTTGGCAGTATCCCTTGCAAACATTTCATCGCCAATGGACTCTTCGCCCCTTAAATTATAATTAACATGAATTGCTATAAGATTATAATTGAGTTTATCTTTAAGTTTGTATGCTATATTTAAAAGTACTTGCGAATCAATACCGCCAGAATATGCCACAGCAAAAGTTAATTTTTCTTTTTTATTAGAAGAACTACTAGAAATATTTTTTTTATTATTTTCTTCATTTTCTTTTATAGTTTCTAATAAAAATTGCTCTACTTCTTTTAACATATTCTTTGGCTGCTTTTAATTGTTATCATACATTCTTTCTATTTTTGTGATGCCTATAATATCAAAACATATGCCAAGAATCTTTTTAACAGCTCTTATTAAAGTAAGTCTTTCCTGTCTTATATCATCATTTTCTTCTAATACAATATTGTCATAATAGAATTTGTGTAAAGAAGAAGCAACATCATAAGTATAATTTAATAAAGTATAAACCTCTAAAGACTTAGCAGATTCATAAATTTCATCAGGGAATCTTAATATCATCTTAGCAAGTTTCAAAGTGCTTTCATTAGATATTTTATTAATATCAAACTGTTTATTATAATCATATTTCATATTTTTCTCTTCTAGTTTGAAAAAAATATTACAAACTCTTGCATAAGCATATTGAACATAATAAACAGGGTTATCATTATCTTTCTTTTTAGCAAGCTCCAAATCAAAATCTAATGAACTAGAATATGAACGCATAAGAAGAAAATATCTAGTAGGGTCAACACCAATCTCATCAATAACCTCTTCAAGACTAATCATATCCCCAGTTCTCTTGCTCATTCTTACAAGCTCATTTCCTCTGTACAAACGCACCAACTGACCAAGTATAACTTTTAAATCAGCAGTGTCATCGCTCACAGCCCTCACAGCAGCAGTAATCCTAGGTACATAACCATGATGGTCAGCACCTAATATATCTATTAAATGTTTATATCCTCTGTCTATTTTGTTTTTGTGATATGTAATGTCTGGTGCAAAATAAGTGTATGAACCATTGCTTTTTTTAACAACTCTGTCTTTATCATCTCCATATTTAGTGCTTCTAAACCAAACAGCATTATCCTCTTCAAATAAAAGACCTTTTTCATTTAAATAATCCATAGTCTTTTCTAATTCACCGCCTTCTCTTATCTTGAGTTCAGAGGCGTAATTGTCCATATATGTGCGAAATCTCTCTAATAGCTTTCTCTGCTGTTCTAATATTATATCCTTTGGCACTCCGTCCATCTTAGCAATATCTTTAATATAAGCACCATGATACCCATCTTCTGGAATCTCTCTTCCTTCTCTTACAGCATTCACACTCTCATTAAGCTTTGTTATCTGCTCTCCCGCATCATTAACATAAAACTCCTGATAAACTTCATGACCTACATATTTAAGTATATTAGATAAAGCACTTCCAATAGCAGCCCATCTACCATGACCAATATGAAGAGGCCCTGTAGGATTAGCACTTACATACTCAATTAATATTTTTTTCTTATCTTCTGCAGAGTTCTTGCCATAATCATCATCTTCTAATAATTTGTTTACACATTCATTTATATAATCTTTTGATAATGTTAAATTTATAAATCCCGGTCTTGCAACCTCAACACTCTCAAAATATTTTTTATCTATTAGCTTTACAATATCATTAGCTATATCAAAAGGATTTTTCTTAAGAAGTTTTGCAAGCCTCATAGCTACAGGCGAAGCATAATCTCCAAACTTCTCATCTACAGTGTATCCTATATCTATATAAGAATCTATATTCTCTACATCTGTGTCTTTTAAATAATTGCATAAAGCTTCTTTTATTATGTCTGATACTATTCTTTTAAGCATACCCTCTCCACAAAAAATATTTAGAAAATAGCTTTTATAGTATATCAAAGTTTAGAACTTCTGCAAGTGTATATTTTAATGTATTTAAATAATTATATATTGTTAATATTGAAGTATAATATTGACATTTTTTTAATAAATGTTAGAATATACTAACAATATTTAAGTATTAGCTAACATAAAGAAGGGCGTTGCTATGAAATATATAGTATTAATCACTATTATTATAACAAATATTCTATATAGCTACAATTCAAAAGAAATAAATAATTTTTATAATAATTACTACTCTTCAAAAAACTATGATATTAATTTATTAAAAGAAAATAACTCACAAACTTATAAAAATATATATTATTTAGTAACTTCAAAAAATATATCAAGTGACAAAGAGAAATATAACTATTTAAAAAAGGCAATAGATGAAAACAAAAATTACAGCACATCAAAAGACATTGATTATTTAATAAGCATATCAGAGTTAATGAATTATATTATATATTATTCATCGCTTCCTGATAAAATTTCTTACGGCAAAAAATCTAAAGAGATATATCAAAACATTTTAGAAATTGACAATGGTAACTTTTTTGCACTGCTTGGCACAGCTATAGGCTATATGCATGCTCCGGCCATAGCTGGCGGCAGTGACAAAAAAGCATTTGAATATTTCAATAGAGCTTTAAACAACTCTAAAGAAAAATACCAAAAATATTTATCCTATGTATGGTTATCACAATATTATTTCAAAATAAAAGATAATGAAAATTATCAAAAATATATTGATATGAGCAAAAGTGTATATCAGGATGGGATATTATTAAAGGAGGCTATAGAGAGAAACAAAACTAAAAAGAAACCTTTATAAAAAAAGCAGTTTAAATGAAAATATTAAATATATATGTGTCAATAATTAAGAAATACAAAAAGAATTATAAATAGAAAAAATAAAGGAAAAGTTATGAAACGTATATATATCATTTTAACGGCTTTAATAATAAATGCTTATAGTGTATTTAGCTACACAATTGTAGAGGATTTCAATGATTTTTTGGTTGATGAAAATCAATTAACTGTAAGACTTGACAGATTTGGAGTATTAGCAGGTACGGATAATTTTCGTTTTCTTGTTGGGGTAAATGGTGAAACCGCTGGAGTTTTGTTAGATAATTTGGACAATGGAAGCAAGGGCGGAATAAACACTTTTAGACCTGCGGCTTTAGCTGGATTTGGATATAAAACAGAGAGTTTTGCTATTGGTGCTGGTTATCAATTCAAATATGTTAGCGGAAGTTGGCAGGCACACACTCCTATAATAACAGCAACTGCTCTAAATGAAAATTTTAGAATAAATATACCTGTTACAATAGGAATAGGACGCGGAAGCATTAATGATGGCGATATGGCTGTTTCAACAGATACAAGAATAGAATATTATACAGGTAATAATATTTTCAGCAGAATAAGAGTTAATCTAAAATATGGAATGTACAAATTAAAAGCGAATGAAAGCAGAAGCGGCACTTTAACAGACGGAGGTAATTTAGGTGCTATGGGAACTGTAGGAGAGAGCGGCAAATATGGATTTACTAAAGATACTACTGCTCATTCTATAGGTGTTGACATTAGAGGATATTTTATAGCAGCAACTGACCCTATATTAATAGAACCTCAAATAAGGGTAATATATCAAGGTTCTATAGCAGATTTTAAAGGCACTTCATACAAAGTTACACCTCCGGGAATGGATGCTAAAGAGGGAGCTGCTGAATTTGGACTCTATAATATAGATGCTTCAAATCCTATAGGTGCTTTTGAATTAGGAAATACAGGCACTATACCTACTGCACCATATTATGATTTTACTGCTCATAATATAATGTTTACAGGTGAAGGAGCTTCTATAGAAATAGGAGGAACAGAGTATTATATAACTAAGCCTCAATTTGTAGGTGTGGCTGTGCCTGTTGGTTTTACTGCTGAAAGTGATTTAATTACACTATACTTAGAACCTGCTGTGTCATTCTCTATGGTTACTGGAGGAATCAATGCATATGCCAGCAGTGCTAAACCTGTAAGAATACCTCCTATATTTTATTCTGTAGGATATTTAGTGTATGGAGAATTATATATTAATCCTATGCCTAATTTAGAGTGGTATTTTGAGGCTCAGATTGGAGGGGCTACTACTGTTGATGGTATAGGAAACAGTGCTGACAATGGACTTGCATTCAATGGAAGTACTGGTATTACTTGGAAATTTTAATGAATTTTAAACTTTTATTATAATATATTGATTTTTGGTGGTATATTGGGTGTCTAAAAAAATAGATGCCCAATATATAAAAAAGAGTTATTAAATATGTGCTTAAAAAAAGACAAAATATATAAAAAAAGAGAAAATGAAAAAAGAGTAATGTTTTATATGATTAATCTTTACTGTAAACATCATCATAAAGATTATCAAAAAATTTGCTCAAAAACATTTGGAAGCAAACCACTATGCAAAGAGTGCGAAGAAATATACAATTATTCAATAGAGAGAACAGACAATTGCAGATTTATAAAAACAAAAACTTTTTGCAGTGCTTGCCCAAAGCAATGTTATAAAAGAAATATTAAAAACAAAGTAAAACAAATTATGTCTTTTTCTGGAAAAATAATGCTAATCTATCACCCTATAATAGCATTAAAACATGTATTTGTTATGATTAAGCATAATATTATAAAAAATAAAAAATTAGATTTTAAAGGCATTATATGAAAACATTATTAATAGTTTTAGGATTTATATGTGTGGCTATAGGAGCCATTGGAATAGTTGTACCAATACTACCAACAACACCTTTTTTGTTGTTAGCATCATTCTTTTTTGCTAAAGGCTCTAAAAAGTTTCATGATTGGTTTATGTCTACAAAACTATACAAAAAACATTTAGAGAGTTTTGTTAATTCAAGGGCTATGACATTAAAATCTAAATTAACAATACTTCTTCCTGTTAGCTGTATGCTTATAGCTACATTTATATTTGTTAATAATTTGCATGCAAGAATATTATTAGTTATTTTATTTATAGGCAAATATTTATACTTCTTTACGCAAATAAAAACAATAAAAGAATAATATTTTAATAGGGTTTAGGAGAATAGATTAAATGAAAAAATACATGCTCGTAATAAATATAATATTTTTATCATTATTTTGTAATAAATTATACTCAGAAGAAAATAACGAAAAAAAAGGCTTTCAGTCTGTGCTTGATAATAGATTCTTTTCTATAGGTTTATTTAGCAGTGCCGACTCAATAAAAACATCTGTTAATATAGAATTTGGTTTTAAGTTAATGAAATATAATAACTTTCAGATAAAAAGCTATACTTCTGTTGTAGGTTCAAAGATATATGATGACAGTCCTCAGATGTATCAATTAGGACTCATGCAAAAGTTTACATTTGGAGGCGATGACGAATATAAAGGAACTATAAGCATATCAAGATACGGTTTTGCTTTTGGAAGTTTTGGTGTTTTATCTTTTGATGCTGATAAAAGCGGAAAGTTTTTATTTAGTGAGCCTTATTATTTTGAAGTTGGGGGAGGAGCTGGTTTTAATATAAACGTAAACAAACATGTTGCTATATTATTAGAGTTTGGAGGCGGGCTTCATATGGTGGTAAATGGTAAAGAGTTAGGATATCCTGCAAAAATAAACAAAGCTGGTTTTGGGAGAATGAGCATTGGGGCAAGGTATTATTTTTAATTAAATATTTATAAAAATTTTATTTACATACCCCACCCTTTTTATTTTTATAACTTTATTTTGATATTATAATTTATATTATATTTAATGTTTAATTAGAAATAGCACACCCACCCAAGCGTTTTTTAAATTTGATGTTTTTAAACCCACGCGGTAAACAAGCTTTTTATTTATAAATTATAATGCAATTATTAATTAAATTTATTTTTATAGTTAGCTTAACGCGTGCTAAAATTCATCTTATTAAAATATATTTAAAATATTAATTTCTAATCCTCTTAATAATAAATTAAAAAATAAACACACTATAGAAAATAAAATATATAAATAATCTTTTAATCTTAAACTAGATTCATACAATCTTGTTTTTTTAGCATTATCATTATATCCCCTAATTTCCATAGCAATGGCAGTCTTTATAGATGATTGTATAGCTAAAACTACTATAGGTATAAAAA
The genomic region above belongs to Brachyspira sp. SAP_772 and contains:
- a CDS encoding AAA family ATPase; its protein translation is MENINLSKKIENIIKLLSNGLYERENIVALTLLSAIAGKPIFLYGPPGTAKSFIAKRISYAFKDSKYFGYLMQRFSTPEDIFGPISLEELKNDRYIRKIEGYLPDADFAFLDEIWKSSPAILNTLLTIINERIFKNGVNEIKVPLKALISASNETPPEGQGLEALYDRFIMRLNIKNIKTKDNFEKILQNTELSSFVEIDDNLKISTDEWIEIRKKSNDVKLSKTVIDIIHYIKLSIDRFNEDNISSPIYVSDRRWQHIAYLLKLSAYLSGKEEVDIYDCFIIYNCLWSTEEHIEAVKKITENAIRRYYNFNDLIDEWKNNFENIKTNIDNECFYLEKVYDTENIDDKHYIAKSFDVVMDEYNNKAETIIYIPIKQLQKNGYFYPLDISRNQTKKFRCNFFGTDKCVVEINSAIKTNGLLSNRLSKNYEALFEFEAEYHIKRLNAKKIEKEKKEKYINLLNDSLLNIDNIISNIKNNFEISKNIFMSDEEFNFFREIFDDYIENLESEKLNAEKLKSEIENHETIY
- a CDS encoding arginine--tRNA ligase, with protein sequence MLKRIVSDIIKEALCNYLKDTDVENIDSYIDIGYTVDEKFGDYASPVAMRLAKLLKKNPFDIANDIVKLIDKKYFESVEVARPGFINLTLSKDYINECVNKLLEDDDYGKNSAEDKKKILIEYVSANPTGPLHIGHGRWAAIGSALSNILKYVGHEVYQEFYVNDAGEQITKLNESVNAVREGREIPEDGYHGAYIKDIAKMDGVPKDIILEQQRKLLERFRTYMDNYASELKIREGGELEKTMDYLNEKGLLFEEDNAVWFRSTKYGDDKDRVVKKSNGSYTYFAPDITYHKNKIDRGYKHLIDILGADHHGYVPRITAAVRAVSDDTADLKVILGQLVRLYRGNELVRMSKRTGDMISLEEVIDEIGVDPTRYFLLMRSYSSSLDFDLELAKKKDNDNPVYYVQYAYARVCNIFFKLEEKNMKYDYNKQFDINKISNESTLKLAKMILRFPDEIYESAKSLEVYTLLNYTYDVASSLHKFYYDNIVLEENDDIRQERLTLIRAVKKILGICFDIIGITKIERMYDNN
- a CDS encoding YbaN family protein, giving the protein MKTLLIVLGFICVAIGAIGIVVPILPTTPFLLLASFFFAKGSKKFHDWFMSTKLYKKHLESFVNSRAMTLKSKLTILLPVSCMLIATFIFVNNLHARILLVILFIGKYLYFFTQIKTIKE
- the tilS gene encoding tRNA lysidine(34) synthetase TilS, which codes for MLKEVEQFLLETIKENEENNKKNISSSSSNKKEKLTFAVAYSGGIDSQVLLNIAYKLKDKLNYNLIAIHVNYNLRGEESIGDEMFARDTAKNYNIDIYVKQIEKGSYNNKNTQLEARKDRYSFFKELYNKKIYDYLLIAHNKDDLTETIIYRMIKGSGTNIYKALSKKRKYILRPILNFYRKDIENYAKENNLSHREDSSNKTNKYSRNKLRNVIIPMLEEINSKAKNNIIKFAYRVYEESNILRKKVNKTYKNIEINRNKINIKNIKNKLLLKKIIIKFLFKNNIEITEKRLLEILKIIYSKNPNIVLRLDDYNLIKSYSVLEIVKTNDINTDSIIIYNDGVYNFAGKTITIKTVLNKDIDYKKNIYIKKTFPIVIRKRKEGDFLYSYPNGEKKYLRKILIDLKVPSKERDLIPIIESENEIAAIYLEPYGINRVSKNYALKNNDDYALEILIN
- a CDS encoding VWA domain-containing protein, giving the protein MKQFINNNSYNKEIKKTEKMARGVFYSSFNNDEKIEKELETKIEKWKKDLNDYIYNNNPYIENKRELEIAKKELDKKDISKKDIINNLNMFNSLDVDTKFWLDKLENNNNNLNAINKNIISNWNEVYNKKNNEWTINTIKEKRYKFINDIESWIKLLKRLRYMSNILRIKTAVLWDFRVGELKEEDISLLERWVKFIDNIDKNNYIEKITDSIGKKIDIEKITKNIELKNNYSYTNKKIDSKDEISGIYFSKDIENIIPEELSLLCNEEAQKLFKLKYIENRIMCFDKSYYAFNELDKNKTASGYKDGKGDMIICIDTSGSMKGINEYIAKSIMFKILMKAIAENRNAYLINFSTEIYTYKFDKNSGVDELIKFLKLSYYGGSDIYKALYEANRIMKNYNNNDVLVISDFIMEDMPQYLVDICLKQRKEGNNFFAVSIGKFPFGYSYKKVFNRHWVFDIESGIKEIS
- a CDS encoding nitrous oxide-stimulated promoter family protein, producing MCLKKDKIYKKRENEKRVMFYMINLYCKHHHKDYQKICSKTFGSKPLCKECEEIYNYSIERTDNCRFIKTKTFCSACPKQCYKRNIKNKVKQIMSFSGKIMLIYHPIIALKHVFVMIKHNIIKNKKLDFKGII
- a CDS encoding variable surface protein VspJ codes for the protein MKRIYIILTALIINAYSVFSYTIVEDFNDFLVDENQLTVRLDRFGVLAGTDNFRFLVGVNGETAGVLLDNLDNGSKGGINTFRPAALAGFGYKTESFAIGAGYQFKYVSGSWQAHTPIITATALNENFRINIPVTIGIGRGSINDGDMAVSTDTRIEYYTGNNIFSRIRVNLKYGMYKLKANESRSGTLTDGGNLGAMGTVGESGKYGFTKDTTAHSIGVDIRGYFIAATDPILIEPQIRVIYQGSIADFKGTSYKVTPPGMDAKEGAAEFGLYNIDASNPIGAFELGNTGTIPTAPYYDFTAHNIMFTGEGASIEIGGTEYYITKPQFVGVAVPVGFTAESDLITLYLEPAVSFSMVTGGINAYASSAKPVRIPPIFYSVGYLVYGELYINPMPNLEWYFEAQIGGATTVDGIGNSADNGLAFNGSTGITWKF